The following proteins are co-located in the Thermus thermophilus HB8 genome:
- a CDS encoding Asp23/Gls24 family envelope stress response protein, translating to MRVDYEISEQALEAVVLCALKGIEGVRALEAVPRSLADVFRRGRPVRLESTPEGLVVDLLLAVPYGVAIPELAARVQQEVDEALFLATGRRARAVNVTVGQVVPKEDHAQAG from the coding sequence GTGCGGGTGGACTACGAGATCAGCGAGCAGGCCCTCGAGGCCGTGGTCCTTTGTGCCCTGAAGGGGATAGAGGGGGTTAGGGCCCTCGAGGCCGTCCCCCGTTCCCTGGCGGACGTCTTCCGCCGGGGGCGGCCCGTGCGGCTGGAATCTACCCCGGAGGGGCTTGTGGTGGACCTGCTGCTCGCCGTGCCCTACGGGGTGGCCATCCCGGAGCTTGCCGCCCGGGTGCAGCAGGAGGTGGACGAGGCCCTCTTCCTGGCCACGGGGAGGCGGGCGCGGGCGGTGAACGTCACCGTGGGCCAG